From a region of the Bacteroidales bacterium genome:
- a CDS encoding YCF48-related protein: protein MKKIYVLLFALFTLNVANAQWTIQTSISGYAYYLKSVCFTSNSIGYVVGYDYNLFVGIILKTTNGGANWGKSTTGTDIWLYSVYFTDATTGYAVGGNGTIKKTTNGGVNWATQTSGTPNWLYSIYFTDANNGYMVGSNGTIIKTTNGGANWVAETSPTADDLNSVYFTDANTGYAVGELGKIIKTTDGGVNWAAETSGTTSNLKSVCFIDANTGYAVGGVFLKTTNGGMNWTLQAGVNGNSVCFTDANTNGTNINKKVLYLTYN from the coding sequence ATGAAAAAAATTTACGTTTTATTATTTGCATTATTTACATTAAATGTGGCTAATGCACAATGGACAATACAAACAAGTATAAGTGGATATGCTTATTATTTAAAGTCAGTTTGTTTTACCTCTAATAGCATTGGTTATGTTGTTGGTTATGATTATAATTTATTTGTTGGAATAATTTTAAAAACAACAAATGGTGGTGCAAATTGGGGAAAGAGTACAACCGGAACAGATATTTGGTTATATTCAGTTTATTTTACTGATGCCACTACAGGTTATGCGGTTGGTGGTAATGGAACAATTAAAAAAACCACCAATGGAGGCGTAAACTGGGCAACTCAAACAAGTGGAACTCCTAATTGGTTATATTCAATTTATTTTACCGATGCCAATAATGGTTACATGGTTGGAAGTAACGGAACAATTATAAAAACCACAAATGGAGGTGCAAACTGGGTTGCTGAAACAAGCCCAACTGCTGATGATTTAAATTCAGTTTATTTTACTGATGCTAATACTGGTTATGCCGTTGGAGAATTGGGGAAAATTATAAAAACTACTGATGGAGGTGTAAACTGGGCAGCCGAAACAAGTGGAACTACTAGTAATCTAAAATCAGTTTGTTTTATCGATGCTAATACTGGCTACGCCGTTGGTGGTGTTTTTCTGAAAACCACAAATGGCGGCATGAATTGGACATTACAAGCAGGTGTAAATGGAAATTCAGTTTGTTTTACCGATGCTAATACTAATGGCACTAACATAAATAAAAAAGTATTATATTTGACCTATAATTAA